One part of the Microbacterium aurugineum genome encodes these proteins:
- the folE gene encoding GTP cyclohydrolase I, with product MTVDRQRVERLTRELLEAIGEDPDRPGLKQTPSRMGELYSEFFSGVGEDPAEPLARTISVSRGPAPDTLPSGAVLLRDIRFRSVCEHHLLPFAGHAHIAYLPGEQVVGLGALVRVVEILAARPQVQERLGEQIADTIAEHLDTRGVLVVLDAAHGCVTMRGGRQTETSTLTIAARGEYTDAVARTELITLIGAAGSGAAR from the coding sequence GTGACCGTCGACAGACAGCGTGTCGAGCGGCTCACCCGCGAGCTTCTCGAGGCGATCGGTGAGGATCCGGATCGACCGGGATTGAAGCAGACCCCGTCGCGGATGGGGGAGTTGTACTCCGAGTTCTTCTCCGGGGTGGGGGAGGACCCGGCGGAGCCGCTCGCCCGCACGATCAGCGTCTCCCGCGGCCCGGCGCCCGACACCCTGCCCTCCGGCGCTGTGCTGCTGCGTGACATCCGCTTCCGCTCGGTCTGCGAGCATCACCTGCTGCCGTTCGCCGGGCACGCCCACATCGCGTATCTTCCGGGGGAGCAGGTCGTGGGGCTCGGGGCGCTCGTTCGCGTGGTCGAGATCCTCGCCGCGCGCCCTCAAGTGCAGGAGCGACTCGGAGAGCAGATCGCGGACACGATCGCCGAACACCTCGACACCCGCGGCGTGCTGGTGGTGCTCGACGCCGCCCACGGCTGTGTGACGATGCGGGGCGGTCGGCAGACCGAGACCTCCACGCTCACGATCGCCGCCCGGGGCGAGTACACGGACGCTGTCGCCCGGACCGAGCTCATCACGTTGATCGGGGCGGCAGGGTCCGGAGCAGCACGCTGA
- the ftsH gene encoding ATP-dependent zinc metalloprotease FtsH → MDVKKLTRNPLIYVALIGVLLFGGFLLISNLGAPKQITTQEGLKLLSGTTVTEVVTTDGDQRVDMTLSKPFEGSENVQFYYVDARADEVVSAINEAAPKDGFNDAVPRATWFDGFLSLLLPLVLLGLLFWWLLSSMQGGGGKVMQFGKSKAKLVSKETPTVTFADVAGADEAIEELHEIKEFLQDPAKFQAIGARIPKGVLLYGPPGTGKTLLARAVAGEAGAPFYSISGSDFVEMFVGVGASRVRDLFGQAKENAPAIIFIDEIDAVGRHRGAGMGGGNDEREQTLNQMLVEMDGFDPNANVIVIAATNRPDILDPALLRPGRFDRQIGVDAPDLKGRQKILEVHSKGKPLSKNVDLEVVARKTPGFTGADLANVLNEAALLTARSNAQLVDNRALDEAIDRVIAGPQRRTRVMRDKEKLITAYHEGGHALAAAAMNYTDPVTKITILPRGKALGYTMVLPLDDKYSVTRNELQDQLTYAMGGRVAEELVFHDPTTGASNDIEKATSIARKMVIEYGMTTELGPVKLGTEGGEPFAGRDMGRGREYSETIAERVDTQVRALIEQAHNEAYEVLSANRDILDKLALALLEEETLDHNQIAEIFTEIKKLPERPLWLSSEGRPVSERPPIEVPKKDVSLAASVEAPAGAPRTQQGSAGAGHPRPATA, encoded by the coding sequence ATGGATGTGAAGAAGCTCACCCGGAATCCGCTGATCTACGTCGCGCTGATCGGCGTGCTGCTCTTCGGCGGATTCCTGCTGATCTCGAATCTGGGTGCGCCCAAGCAGATCACGACGCAGGAGGGGCTCAAGCTCCTCTCCGGCACCACGGTCACCGAGGTGGTCACCACCGACGGCGATCAGCGCGTGGACATGACACTCTCCAAGCCGTTCGAGGGCTCCGAGAACGTGCAGTTCTACTACGTCGACGCACGCGCCGACGAGGTCGTCTCGGCGATCAACGAGGCCGCTCCCAAGGACGGCTTCAACGACGCCGTGCCGCGGGCGACCTGGTTCGACGGCTTCCTCTCCCTCCTTCTCCCGCTCGTGCTGCTGGGCCTCCTGTTCTGGTGGCTCCTGTCGTCGATGCAGGGCGGTGGCGGCAAGGTCATGCAGTTCGGCAAGTCCAAGGCCAAGCTGGTGAGCAAGGAGACCCCGACCGTCACCTTCGCCGATGTCGCCGGCGCCGACGAGGCCATCGAGGAACTCCACGAGATCAAGGAGTTCCTGCAGGATCCCGCCAAGTTCCAGGCGATCGGTGCCCGCATCCCGAAGGGCGTCCTGCTGTACGGCCCCCCAGGAACGGGCAAGACGCTGCTCGCCCGCGCGGTGGCCGGGGAAGCAGGAGCCCCCTTCTATTCGATCTCTGGATCGGACTTCGTCGAGATGTTCGTCGGCGTCGGAGCCTCGCGTGTGCGCGACCTCTTCGGCCAGGCCAAGGAGAACGCCCCGGCGATCATCTTCATCGACGAGATCGATGCCGTCGGCCGTCACCGCGGCGCCGGTATGGGCGGCGGAAACGATGAGCGCGAGCAGACCCTCAACCAGATGCTGGTCGAGATGGACGGCTTCGACCCGAACGCGAACGTCATCGTGATCGCGGCGACCAACCGTCCGGACATCCTCGACCCCGCGCTGCTGCGCCCCGGTCGCTTCGACCGCCAGATCGGCGTGGACGCCCCCGACCTCAAGGGACGTCAGAAGATCCTCGAGGTGCACAGCAAGGGCAAGCCGCTCTCCAAGAACGTCGACCTCGAGGTCGTCGCACGCAAGACCCCCGGTTTCACGGGTGCCGACCTCGCCAACGTGCTCAATGAGGCGGCGCTGCTGACCGCGCGCTCGAACGCGCAGCTGGTCGACAACCGCGCCCTCGACGAGGCCATCGATCGTGTGATCGCCGGTCCGCAGCGCCGCACCCGGGTGATGCGCGACAAGGAGAAGCTCATCACCGCGTATCACGAGGGCGGACACGCACTCGCCGCCGCCGCGATGAACTACACCGACCCGGTGACCAAGATCACGATCCTGCCCCGCGGCAAGGCTCTCGGCTACACGATGGTGCTGCCGCTCGACGACAAGTACTCCGTCACCCGCAACGAGCTCCAGGACCAGCTGACCTACGCCATGGGCGGCCGCGTCGCCGAGGAGCTCGTCTTCCACGATCCGACCACCGGTGCCTCGAACGACATCGAGAAGGCGACCTCGATCGCTCGCAAGATGGTCATCGAATACGGCATGACGACCGAACTCGGTCCGGTCAAGCTGGGCACCGAGGGCGGCGAGCCGTTCGCCGGGCGCGACATGGGCCGCGGACGTGAGTACTCCGAGACGATCGCCGAGCGGGTCGACACCCAGGTCCGCGCGCTCATCGAACAGGCGCACAACGAGGCCTACGAGGTTCTCAGCGCGAACCGCGACATCCTCGACAAGCTCGCTCTGGCCCTGCTCGAGGAGGAGACCCTCGACCACAACCAGATCGCCGAGATCTTCACCGAGATCAAGAAGCTCCCGGAGCGCCCGTTGTGGCTCTCGAGCGAAGGTCGTCCGGTGTCCGAGCGTCCTCCGATCGAAGTACCGAAGAAAGACGTCTCGCTCGCGGCATCCGTCGAAGCCCCGGCTGGTGCCCCGCGCACGCAGCAGGGTTCGGCGGGAGCCGGGCACCCGCGGCCCGCGACGGCGTGA
- the hpt gene encoding hypoxanthine phosphoribosyltransferase, whose translation MRAAEIQDDLAQILVTEEEILAKLEELAAQVARDYEGKDLVLVGVLKGAVMVMADFARALPFHAPMDWMAVSSYGASTKSSGVVQIRKDLDTDLNGKHVLIVEDIIDSGLTLSWLLENFGSRGAESIEVLALLRKPEAAKVVIDCKYVGFDIPTDFVVGYGLDYDERYRNLRDVAVLAPHVYS comes from the coding sequence ATGCGCGCCGCGGAGATCCAGGACGACCTTGCACAGATCCTCGTCACAGAGGAGGAGATCCTCGCCAAACTCGAGGAACTGGCGGCGCAGGTCGCCCGGGACTACGAGGGCAAGGACCTCGTCCTCGTCGGCGTCCTCAAAGGCGCCGTGATGGTGATGGCCGACTTCGCGCGGGCACTGCCCTTCCACGCACCGATGGATTGGATGGCGGTCTCGAGCTACGGCGCGAGCACCAAGTCGAGCGGCGTCGTGCAGATCCGCAAAGACCTCGACACCGACCTCAACGGCAAGCACGTCCTGATCGTCGAGGACATCATCGACTCCGGTCTCACGCTCAGCTGGCTGCTCGAGAACTTCGGCTCGCGTGGAGCGGAGTCGATCGAGGTGCTGGCACTTCTGCGCAAGCCCGAGGCCGCGAAAGTCGTCATCGACTGCAAGTACGTCGGCTTCGACATCCCCACCGACTTCGTCGTCGGCTACGGCCTCGACTACGACGAGCGGTACCGCAACCTGCGCGACGTCGCCGTGCTCGCGCCGCACGTCTACTCCTGA
- a CDS encoding DUF937 domain-containing protein, which produces MALDDILAQVPIDDIAQKLGVSRDEAKVAVEQGGAVLLGGLAKNAETDEGSAAIQNALKKHEGTAGASKVDDIDQADGGKIVAHILGSKEKEVTKELTESKATPGIDFGKLLPILAPIVMGLIANANKDKTAKTDTGAESSGGIGDLIGGLLGGGGSSGSGGGGIGDVIGGLLGGGNGSGSGGGIDLGGILGGLFGGKK; this is translated from the coding sequence ATGGCTCTTGACGACATCCTCGCGCAGGTACCGATCGATGACATCGCGCAGAAGCTGGGGGTCTCGCGAGACGAGGCCAAGGTCGCCGTCGAACAGGGTGGTGCCGTGCTCCTGGGCGGCCTCGCGAAGAACGCGGAGACCGACGAAGGCTCCGCAGCGATCCAGAACGCGCTCAAGAAGCACGAGGGCACCGCCGGCGCCTCGAAGGTCGATGACATCGATCAGGCCGACGGCGGCAAGATCGTCGCGCACATCCTCGGCTCGAAGGAGAAGGAGGTCACGAAGGAGCTCACGGAGTCGAAGGCGACTCCCGGCATCGACTTCGGCAAGCTCCTCCCCATCCTGGCGCCGATCGTGATGGGCCTCATCGCCAATGCGAACAAGGACAAGACCGCCAAGACGGACACCGGAGCCGAGAGCTCTGGCGGGATCGGCGACCTCATCGGCGGCCTTCTCGGCGGAGGCGGCAGCAGTGGTTCCGGCGGAGGCGGGATCGGCGACGTGATCGGCGGACTGCTCGGCGGCGGGAACGGCAGCGGATCGGGCGGCGGCATCGACCTCGGCGGAATTCTGGGCGGTCTCTTCGGCGGTAAGAAGTAG
- the tilS gene encoding tRNA lysidine(34) synthetase TilS, with protein MPSLSPAIAEIRLAVRTALADMPEGSTVIVALSGGADSLALAAATAFEAPKLGLRAASLTVDHGLQEGSDAVASQAARAAAALGLDPLIVRVDVAGEGGPEAAAREARYGVLRDAAADVRAAAVLLGHTLDDQAETVLLGLARGSGATSLQGMAPVREDADGVRWVRPLLGVRRETTRAFCVASALTPWDDPHNRDERYARVRVRERVLPVLETELGPGIADALVRTAEQLREDAEAFDEMIHETIEDIVEHAEAGISASVAALAANPAALRNRIIRLVVDSEFGVSLTRTQTIEVARLVTDWNGQGPIDLPECSAVRRGGRIVFTASGR; from the coding sequence GTGCCCTCCCTGTCTCCCGCCATCGCCGAGATCCGCCTGGCCGTGCGCACCGCGCTCGCCGACATGCCCGAGGGGTCCACGGTGATCGTCGCCCTCTCCGGGGGAGCGGATTCCCTCGCGCTCGCTGCCGCCACGGCCTTCGAAGCTCCCAAGCTCGGGCTCCGCGCGGCGTCGCTCACCGTCGATCACGGTCTGCAGGAAGGATCGGACGCGGTGGCTTCGCAGGCGGCGCGGGCGGCGGCGGCGCTGGGTCTCGACCCGCTGATCGTGCGTGTCGACGTCGCCGGGGAGGGTGGGCCGGAGGCCGCGGCGCGTGAGGCGCGCTACGGGGTGCTGCGGGATGCGGCGGCGGACGTCCGCGCCGCTGCGGTCCTGCTCGGGCACACCCTCGATGACCAGGCCGAGACCGTGCTGCTCGGTCTCGCCCGCGGATCCGGGGCCACGAGCCTGCAGGGCATGGCGCCGGTCCGCGAAGACGCCGACGGTGTGCGGTGGGTACGCCCGTTGCTCGGCGTCCGGCGGGAGACGACCCGGGCCTTCTGCGTCGCCTCCGCGCTCACGCCCTGGGACGACCCGCACAACCGTGACGAGCGCTACGCCAGGGTTCGAGTGCGCGAGCGCGTGCTCCCGGTGCTCGAGACGGAACTCGGTCCAGGGATCGCCGATGCGCTCGTGCGCACCGCCGAGCAGCTGCGGGAGGATGCGGAAGCCTTCGACGAGATGATCCACGAGACGATCGAAGACATCGTCGAGCACGCCGAGGCCGGCATCTCCGCCAGCGTCGCGGCGCTCGCCGCGAACCCGGCGGCGCTGCGCAACCGGATCATTCGCCTGGTCGTCGACAGTGAGTTCGGCGTCAGCCTGACGAGGACGCAGACCATCGAGGTCGCGCGGCTGGTGACCGACTGGAACGGTCAGGGGCCGATCGACCTGCCCGAGTGCTCGGCCGTGCGCCGCGGTGGGCGCATCGTCTTCACCGCGTCCGGTCGCTGA
- a CDS encoding TMEM175 family protein, protein MTAQPRTQQFRTERFKAFVDAVVAIAMTLLILPLLESVSDAASGRLTTAEFFSEHSPQLVSFGLSFVLIATFWMGHHSQYRDVELITTPLLWINVAWMATIVWLPVPTAMLGQLDSDALQAVVYIGTLIMTQVTTLAGWMYLRRHPDLTTAPTEVLRAGIVGDLAAIILFAVSLVIAVLTVPNGYFALLLLLLNGPLSRLLNHIAHRRGRGSDAEEPRVG, encoded by the coding sequence GTGACAGCTCAGCCCCGCACGCAGCAGTTCCGCACCGAACGCTTCAAGGCGTTCGTCGATGCCGTCGTGGCGATCGCGATGACGCTGCTCATCCTGCCGTTGTTGGAGTCCGTCTCCGACGCGGCGTCCGGGAGGCTGACGACGGCGGAGTTCTTCTCCGAGCACTCGCCTCAGCTGGTGAGCTTCGGGCTGAGCTTCGTCCTCATCGCGACGTTCTGGATGGGGCACCACAGCCAATACCGCGATGTGGAGCTGATCACCACGCCGCTCCTGTGGATCAACGTCGCCTGGATGGCGACCATCGTCTGGCTGCCCGTGCCCACCGCGATGCTCGGGCAGTTGGACTCCGACGCCCTCCAGGCCGTGGTCTACATCGGGACGTTGATCATGACGCAGGTCACGACCTTGGCCGGGTGGATGTACCTGCGTCGCCACCCCGATCTCACGACGGCACCGACGGAGGTGCTGAGAGCGGGGATCGTCGGCGACCTCGCCGCGATCATCCTGTTCGCCGTCTCCTTGGTGATCGCCGTGCTCACCGTGCCCAACGGCTATTTCGCCTTGCTCCTCCTCCTGCTGAACGGCCCGCTCTCGCGCCTGCTCAACCACATCGCACACCGTCGCGGGCGGGGGTCGGACGCCGAGGAGCCGCGGGTAGGCTAG
- a CDS encoding inorganic diphosphatase has protein sequence MGAHDAVIEIPRGSRVKYEVDHETGRVHLDRVLYTTFGYPADYGYFDNTLGEDGDPLDVLVLLDHAIYPGVVVEVRPVAVLKMSDEAGGDDKLVAVLSKDPRWAHIQDIDDIAEYTKKEIAHFFEHYKDLEPNKWVKVDEWGNAAEAQRILDEAIVRFGEQGH, from the coding sequence ATGGGCGCACACGACGCCGTCATCGAGATCCCGCGCGGCAGCCGCGTGAAGTACGAGGTCGACCACGAGACCGGACGAGTGCACCTCGACCGCGTTCTCTACACGACCTTCGGCTACCCCGCCGACTACGGCTACTTCGACAACACGCTGGGCGAGGATGGCGACCCGCTCGACGTGCTCGTGCTGCTGGACCACGCGATCTACCCGGGCGTCGTCGTCGAGGTCCGTCCCGTGGCCGTGCTGAAGATGAGCGACGAGGCCGGCGGAGACGACAAGCTGGTCGCCGTGCTCTCGAAGGACCCTCGCTGGGCGCACATCCAGGACATCGACGACATCGCCGAGTACACGAAGAAGGAGATCGCGCACTTCTTCGAGCACTACAAGGACCTCGAGCCCAACAAGTGGGTCAAGGTCGACGAGTGGGGGAACGCCGCCGAAGCGCAGCGCATCCTCGACGAAGCCATCGTGCGTTTCGGAGAGCAGGGCCACTGA
- a CDS encoding M23 family metallopeptidase — translation MNDDQTTLDAAVAAASDDCGCAPSPAERRAFGKDGLSRRGALGLGVLSVVALSAFGISQGVSAAYAATYPSWDDVQRAKQSEAAKAAEVTRIEGLIQSLTQKVAETQAAAKVAADEFYEAQQKFFAASTEADSLQAKADEQSAKADASAKKAGQVAAQLYRNGGDDTSLELLFTGSADNADELLARLGTMDKLFEYNQSVYDDAVAARNSAQSMSDQAVLARDERDRLQKIAEEKMVVAQQAADAAQAALDEQSANLATMQAQLAALKDATTKTVAGYKAGVAAEEKKRREREAAEAAANAGGNSGGGGSQGSGGWCRPHGGGKSSGYGPRSQQCGPQGCSSSFHYGTDFANGCGAAIYAAQSGTVDYAGYNGGYGNYIRIQHGGGIGTGYAHIRDGGIVVRSGQWVRSGQVIAYAGNTGRSFGCHLHFEVYDRGSAINPVQFLARHGVSA, via the coding sequence GTGAACGACGACCAGACAACTCTGGATGCTGCGGTTGCCGCGGCTTCAGATGATTGCGGCTGCGCGCCCAGTCCTGCCGAGCGCCGAGCGTTCGGCAAAGACGGCCTCAGCCGCCGAGGCGCTCTCGGCCTCGGCGTGCTCAGCGTCGTCGCGCTCAGCGCCTTCGGCATCTCCCAGGGCGTATCCGCCGCCTACGCCGCGACGTACCCGAGTTGGGACGATGTGCAGCGGGCGAAGCAGAGCGAGGCCGCCAAGGCCGCCGAGGTCACCCGCATCGAGGGCCTCATCCAGTCCCTGACCCAGAAGGTCGCCGAGACCCAGGCGGCCGCGAAGGTCGCCGCGGACGAGTTCTACGAGGCACAGCAGAAGTTCTTCGCCGCGTCCACCGAGGCCGATTCTCTGCAGGCCAAGGCCGACGAGCAGTCCGCGAAGGCCGACGCGTCCGCGAAGAAGGCCGGCCAGGTCGCCGCGCAGCTGTATCGCAACGGTGGCGATGACACCTCTCTCGAACTGCTCTTCACCGGATCCGCCGACAATGCCGACGAGCTGCTCGCGCGCCTCGGCACGATGGACAAGCTGTTCGAGTACAACCAGTCGGTGTACGACGATGCGGTCGCCGCCCGGAACTCCGCGCAGTCCATGAGCGACCAGGCGGTGCTCGCTCGTGATGAGCGCGACCGCCTGCAGAAGATCGCCGAAGAGAAGATGGTCGTCGCTCAGCAGGCCGCCGACGCCGCTCAGGCTGCGCTCGACGAGCAGTCCGCGAACCTCGCCACTATGCAGGCGCAGCTCGCCGCTCTCAAGGACGCGACGACCAAGACGGTCGCGGGCTACAAGGCCGGTGTCGCGGCCGAGGAGAAGAAGCGCAGAGAGCGCGAAGCTGCGGAAGCTGCGGCCAACGCCGGCGGCAACAGCGGCGGCGGCGGCTCTCAGGGCAGCGGTGGCTGGTGCCGTCCTCACGGCGGCGGCAAGAGCTCCGGCTACGGACCCCGTTCGCAGCAGTGCGGCCCGCAGGGCTGCTCCTCGAGCTTCCACTACGGCACGGACTTCGCGAACGGCTGCGGCGCGGCGATCTATGCCGCCCAGTCCGGCACGGTCGACTACGCGGGCTACAACGGCGGCTACGGAAACTACATCCGCATCCAGCACGGCGGGGGAATCGGCACCGGCTACGCGCACATCCGCGACGGAGGCATCGTCGTGCGGTCGGGCCAGTGGGTCAGGTCCGGTCAGGTCATCGCCTACGCGGGCAACACCGGGCGCTCGTTCGGCTGCCACCTGCATTTCGAGGTCTACGACCGCGGTAGCGCCATCAACCCGGTGCAGTTCCTCGCTCGGCATGGCGTCTCCGCCTGA